In Phaeobacter inhibens DSM 16374, the following proteins share a genomic window:
- a CDS encoding aminotransferase class V-fold PLP-dependent enzyme encodes MALDIDFVRSQFPAFAAANLQGQAFFENAGGSYTCQPVINRLTRFYTERKVQPYAPYEASTLAGAEMDEARHRLAKIMGVDTDELSFGPSTTQNTYVLAQAFRQFLSPGEAIIVTNQDHEANSGPWRRLADAGIEVREWQIDPQTGHLNPADLENLLDEKVRLVCFPHCSNVVGELNPVTEITALAHAAGAFVCVDGVSYAPHGLPNVGELGPDIYLFSAYKTYGPHQGLMVIRRALGELLPNQGHFFNGDTLYKRFTPAGPDHAQVAACAGMADYIATLAHHHGGPLTEGATQGAFVHDLMRAHEVELLQPLLDMVKDRNDLRLIGPSDASKRAPTVALALDRPAEGVAAELAEHGIMAGGGDFYALRALNAMGVSTSDGVLRLSFTHYTSKKEMTQLMEALVRVLSK; translated from the coding sequence ATGGCCCTCGATATCGATTTCGTCCGCAGCCAGTTTCCGGCATTTGCAGCAGCGAATTTGCAAGGTCAGGCGTTTTTCGAAAATGCTGGCGGCTCCTATACCTGCCAGCCGGTGATCAACCGGCTGACGCGGTTCTACACCGAACGCAAAGTGCAGCCCTATGCGCCTTATGAGGCCTCGACCCTGGCTGGGGCCGAAATGGATGAGGCGCGGCACCGCTTGGCCAAGATCATGGGTGTTGACACCGATGAGTTGAGCTTTGGCCCCTCCACCACGCAGAACACCTATGTGCTGGCGCAGGCCTTTCGTCAGTTCCTGTCTCCAGGGGAGGCCATCATCGTCACCAATCAGGACCACGAGGCCAACAGCGGTCCGTGGCGGCGTCTCGCCGATGCGGGGATTGAGGTCCGCGAGTGGCAGATCGACCCGCAGACCGGCCATCTGAACCCCGCAGATCTGGAAAATCTGCTGGATGAAAAGGTCCGCCTGGTCTGTTTTCCCCATTGCTCCAACGTGGTCGGGGAGCTGAACCCGGTCACCGAAATCACCGCACTGGCCCATGCGGCGGGCGCTTTTGTCTGCGTTGATGGTGTTTCCTACGCGCCGCATGGCCTGCCCAATGTTGGCGAGCTGGGCCCCGATATCTATCTGTTCTCCGCCTACAAGACATATGGGCCGCATCAGGGGCTGATGGTGATCCGCCGTGCCTTGGGGGAGCTGCTGCCCAATCAGGGACATTTCTTCAACGGTGATACGCTTTACAAACGCTTCACACCGGCGGGGCCGGATCATGCGCAGGTCGCGGCCTGCGCCGGAATGGCCGACTATATTGCGACACTGGCCCATCACCACGGTGGCCCCCTGACCGAAGGAGCGACGCAGGGCGCCTTTGTCCACGATCTGATGCGCGCCCATGAGGTGGAGCTGCTGCAACCGCTGCTGGACATGGTGAAGGACCGCAATGATCTGCGCCTGATCGGCCCGTCTGATGCCAGCAAACGCGCGCCCACTGTGGCGCTGGCGTTGGATCGTCCCGCCGAAGGCGTCGCCGCAGAACTGGCGGAGCACGGCATCATGGCCGGTGGCGGCGATTTCTACGCCCTGCGCGCGCTCAACGCGATGGGCGTGTCGACCAGCGATGGTGTGCTGCGGCTCAGTTTTACGCATTACACCTCGAAAAAGGAGATGACACAGCTGATGGAGGCCCTAGTTCGCGTCTTGAGCAAGTGA
- a CDS encoding cryptochrome/photolyase family protein, with protein MTDEKPSNAPIIWWVRRDLRLADNPALDAAVAAGVPVIPVFIFDTLDEDLGAAPRFRLGLGLAHLAKELERRGARLILRRGPAQEVLTQLITETSAGAVHWTRAYDPQAIARDTGIKEQLKGQGIAAKSFGGHLLFEPWTVETKTGGMYRVYSPYWKSVRDRDVDGLIAAPSRIPAPAHWPTSDDLDSWQMAAAMRRGADVVAQYCRVGEDAAQERLAEFLDTRVADYKQDRDFPAVDATSGLSENLAWGEISPRRMWHHGLEARRAGKSGAEHFLKEIVWREFAYHLMFHTPHILTRNWRPEWESFRWSEQENEQVDAWRRGQTGYNFVDAAMRELYVTGKMHNRARMIVASFLTKHMLTHWRIGQQWFEECLVDWDPASNAMGWQWVAGSGPDASPFFRIFNPDGQLEKFDPKGRYQSAWIAEGQANPPQTALDFYRATPLSWELSPQDTRAEPFLDLKEGRARALEAYGQRELPDD; from the coding sequence ATGACTGACGAGAAACCGAGCAACGCCCCGATCATCTGGTGGGTGCGGCGCGACCTGCGTCTTGCCGATAACCCTGCGCTGGACGCGGCTGTTGCTGCCGGTGTTCCGGTTATCCCTGTCTTTATCTTTGATACGCTGGACGAGGATCTGGGGGCCGCGCCACGGTTCCGGCTGGGGCTGGGGCTGGCGCATCTGGCCAAGGAATTGGAGCGGCGCGGCGCGCGGCTGATCCTGCGTCGAGGGCCCGCGCAGGAGGTGCTGACACAGCTGATCACAGAAACCAGTGCGGGCGCGGTCCACTGGACACGTGCCTACGACCCGCAGGCTATCGCCCGCGATACGGGCATCAAGGAACAGCTGAAGGGACAGGGGATTGCGGCCAAATCCTTTGGCGGCCATCTGCTGTTTGAACCCTGGACGGTTGAGACCAAGACTGGCGGCATGTACCGGGTCTATTCGCCCTACTGGAAATCTGTGCGCGACCGCGATGTCGACGGGCTGATCGCCGCCCCATCACGAATCCCGGCGCCCGCGCACTGGCCGACCTCAGATGATCTCGACAGCTGGCAGATGGCTGCCGCCATGCGCCGTGGCGCAGATGTGGTGGCGCAATACTGCCGCGTTGGGGAAGATGCCGCGCAGGAGCGGCTGGCAGAGTTCCTCGACACCCGCGTCGCCGACTACAAACAGGATCGCGACTTTCCGGCTGTGGATGCCACCTCGGGCCTGTCTGAAAACCTCGCTTGGGGAGAGATCAGCCCGCGCCGCATGTGGCATCATGGGTTGGAGGCGCGCCGGGCAGGGAAATCCGGCGCAGAACATTTCCTCAAGGAAATCGTCTGGCGCGAATTTGCCTACCACCTGATGTTCCACACACCGCATATCCTGACCCGAAATTGGCGGCCGGAGTGGGAGAGTTTCCGCTGGTCCGAACAGGAGAACGAACAGGTCGATGCCTGGCGACGTGGCCAGACGGGGTATAATTTCGTCGATGCCGCCATGCGTGAACTCTATGTGACCGGCAAAATGCACAACCGCGCCCGGATGATCGTCGCCAGCTTTCTGACCAAACATATGCTCACCCATTGGCGCATCGGCCAGCAGTGGTTTGAGGAATGTCTGGTGGACTGGGATCCGGCCTCCAACGCCATGGGCTGGCAGTGGGTGGCCGGGTCCGGCCCCGATGCCTCGCCGTTCTTTCGGATTTTCAACCCCGATGGGCAGCTGGAGAAATTCGACCCCAAGGGCCGCTACCAATCTGCCTGGATCGCCGAAGGTCAGGCCAATCCGCCGCAAACTGCGCTGGATTTCTACCGCGCCACCCCCCTGTCCTGGGAGCTGTCGCCTCAGGACACACGCGCTGAGCCGTTCCTTGATCTGAAGGAGGGACGCGCCCGTGCGCTGGAGGCTTACGGACAGCGGGAACTGCCCGACGACTGA
- a CDS encoding SAM-dependent methyltransferase: MALTTTDGQANLPRYFAAIFDQLHALEVGQLDIHLPDGRVFRVSGQRPGPAADLHIHNPDCFARLIREGDLGFSDAYLDGWWSTSDLQAFMDLIHLGSDTVYDGFPGRGLIRAYEQFRFWLQRNHRAQAKANISYHYDLGNAFYGLWLDDTMTYSSALFKTGQESLEAAQTAKYASMVDQMGVKPGDHVLEVGCGWGGFAEYAARERGLRVTGLTISEEQLKYARERIEKAGLSDQVELRMQDYRDCEGTFDGIASIEMFEAVGEKYWPAYFNMIRDRLRPGGQATLQIITVADRRWTVYKRGVDFIQKHIFPGGMLPAPTILRTQVENAGLQVMKSLEFGDSYDQTLRRWHATFNNRWDEIAAMGFDDRFRKMWNFYLTSCAAAFKAETCDVTQITLAHR; encoded by the coding sequence ATGGCGCTCACAACGACCGACGGACAGGCCAATCTGCCGCGCTACTTCGCAGCGATTTTTGACCAGCTGCACGCGCTGGAGGTAGGGCAGCTGGACATCCACCTGCCGGACGGGCGGGTGTTTCGCGTCAGTGGCCAACGGCCCGGGCCAGCCGCTGATCTACACATCCACAATCCCGATTGCTTTGCCCGGCTGATCCGCGAGGGGGATCTGGGGTTTTCCGACGCCTATCTTGATGGCTGGTGGAGCACCTCGGACCTACAGGCCTTTATGGATCTTATACATCTTGGATCTGACACCGTTTATGATGGGTTTCCGGGGCGCGGGTTGATCCGGGCCTATGAACAATTCCGTTTCTGGCTGCAACGCAACCACCGCGCCCAGGCCAAGGCAAATATCTCCTACCACTATGACCTCGGCAACGCTTTTTACGGGCTCTGGCTGGACGATACGATGACCTATTCCAGTGCGCTGTTCAAAACCGGACAGGAAAGCCTGGAGGCCGCTCAGACCGCCAAATATGCCTCTATGGTGGATCAGATGGGGGTAAAACCCGGCGATCATGTGCTGGAGGTCGGCTGCGGCTGGGGCGGCTTTGCCGAATATGCCGCGCGCGAACGCGGCCTGCGGGTGACTGGCCTGACCATCAGCGAAGAACAGTTGAAATACGCCCGAGAGCGTATTGAAAAGGCAGGACTTTCCGATCAGGTGGAACTCAGGATGCAGGACTACCGTGACTGCGAGGGCACCTTTGACGGGATCGCCTCAATCGAGATGTTTGAGGCGGTGGGTGAAAAATACTGGCCGGCCTATTTCAACATGATCCGCGACCGGTTGCGCCCAGGCGGGCAGGCGACCCTGCAAATCATCACCGTCGCGGACCGGCGCTGGACCGTCTACAAACGCGGCGTCGATTTCATTCAGAAGCACATCTTTCCCGGCGGCATGTTGCCCGCGCCCACGATATTGCGGACCCAGGTGGAAAATGCTGGGCTTCAGGTCATGAAATCGCTCGAATTCGGTGATAGCTACGATCAGACGTTGCGGCGCTGGCACGCCACATTCAACAACCGCTGGGATGAGATAGCCGCCATGGGATTTGATGATCGCTTCAGGAAAATGTGGAATTTCTACCTCACCTCCTGCGCTGCCGCCTTCAAGGCAGAGACCTGCGACGTGACCCAGATCACGCTTGCCCATCGCTGA
- a CDS encoding VOC family protein: protein MAYEPKDFLVWGELPVTDMDRACAFYETATGAKLELVTDGPNPMLLFRPKDRANGVALSIYPGTPAPDGVGPTLHLAAEGTLADVMTRVTSAGGEVISEPVPLPGGRFFYAKDPDGNSVGFYEATA from the coding sequence ATGGCTTATGAACCCAAGGATTTTCTGGTCTGGGGAGAGCTGCCGGTGACCGATATGGACCGGGCATGCGCGTTTTATGAAACCGCAACGGGTGCCAAGCTGGAGCTGGTCACCGACGGGCCAAACCCGATGTTGCTATTTCGCCCCAAGGATCGCGCCAATGGTGTGGCCCTCAGCATCTATCCCGGCACGCCCGCCCCGGATGGCGTCGGCCCTACCCTGCATCTGGCCGCCGAGGGCACGCTGGCCGACGTCATGACGCGGGTAACATCGGCCGGCGGCGAGGTGATCTCGGAACCTGTCCCACTGCCGGGTGGACGGTTTTTCTACGCAAAGGATCCTGATGGAAATTCGGTCGGATTTTATGAGGCGACCGCCTGA